The following proteins come from a genomic window of Anaerobutyricum hallii:
- a CDS encoding galactose/methyl galactoside ABC transporter permease MglC, whose protein sequence is MANGEILTAEQERQLRQPIDEYVGKIQKEIDELREHGTAEVIEYQNLIESVKRDKTLSKGEKEYEIKEFEAKLNQAKAVEAQNKDKVAKLIADAEGYLKENFEKLYYNAVKESCEAEKAKALEDHKQRLAQLEKEHKEALAGMSDQVEIKEENYVHKNRISNEKLELEKEKQRIKDRKHDALTYKYHLIDLLRLSDFTFAEEMAQKWENYKYTFNRRTFLLQNGLYIAIILIFIALCVITPIKKGTPLLTYNNVLNILQQASPRMFLALGVAGLILLTGTDLSVGRMVGMGMTAATIIMHQGVNTGSVFGHIFDFTNIPVVGRVILALVVCIVLCTVFTSIAGFFTAKFKMHPFISTMANMLVIFGLVTYATKGVSFGSIEATIPNMIIPKVNGFPTIILWALAAIVIVWFIWNKTTFGKNLYAVGGNPEAAAVSGISVFAVTLGAFVMAGILYGFGSWLECARMVGSGSAAYGQGWDMDAIAACVVGGVSFTGGIGKISGVVTGVCIFTALTYSLTILGIDTNLQFVFSGIIILIAVTLDCLKYVQKK, encoded by the coding sequence ATGGCAAATGGTGAAATTCTTACGGCTGAACAGGAAAGACAGCTGAGACAGCCAATTGATGAATATGTTGGTAAAATTCAAAAAGAAATTGATGAATTAAGAGAACATGGTACAGCAGAAGTAATTGAGTACCAGAATCTTATCGAAAGTGTAAAAAGAGATAAAACTCTCTCTAAAGGAGAGAAAGAATATGAAATTAAAGAATTTGAGGCAAAGTTAAATCAGGCAAAAGCTGTGGAAGCACAGAATAAAGATAAAGTTGCAAAACTGATCGCAGATGCAGAAGGTTACCTGAAAGAGAACTTTGAAAAACTGTATTATAATGCAGTAAAAGAAAGCTGTGAGGCAGAAAAAGCGAAAGCTTTAGAAGACCATAAACAGCGTCTTGCTCAATTAGAAAAAGAGCATAAAGAAGCACTGGCAGGTATGTCTGACCAGGTTGAGATTAAAGAAGAGAATTACGTACATAAGAACCGTATTTCTAATGAAAAGTTAGAGCTGGAAAAAGAAAAACAGCGAATTAAAGACAGAAAACACGATGCCCTTACTTATAAGTATCATCTTATAGATTTACTGCGTTTGTCAGATTTCACATTCGCAGAAGAGATGGCACAGAAGTGGGAGAACTATAAATATACATTCAATCGTAGAACATTCCTTTTACAGAATGGATTGTACATTGCTATTATTTTAATCTTTATTGCATTATGTGTGATCACTCCTATTAAAAAAGGAACCCCTCTGCTCACATATAATAACGTACTGAACATTCTCCAGCAGGCTTCCCCTAGAATGTTCCTGGCACTTGGTGTAGCAGGATTAATCCTCCTCACAGGTACAGACTTGTCTGTTGGACGAATGGTTGGTATGGGTATGACCGCTGCAACTATTATTATGCATCAGGGTGTAAATACTGGTTCTGTATTCGGACATATTTTTGATTTTACAAACATTCCAGTTGTTGGAAGAGTAATTTTAGCTTTAGTTGTATGTATTGTTTTATGTACGGTATTTACAAGTATAGCAGGATTTTTTACAGCGAAGTTCAAGATGCATCCATTCATATCGACAATGGCGAACATGCTTGTAATTTTTGGTTTAGTAACTTATGCAACAAAAGGTGTATCCTTTGGTTCTATTGAAGCAACCATTCCAAATATGATTATTCCTAAAGTAAATGGATTCCCAACAATTATTTTATGGGCACTTGCTGCTATCGTAATCGTATGGTTCATCTGGAATAAAACAACATTTGGAAAGAATCTTTACGCAGTTGGTGGAAACCCAGAAGCTGCAGCAGTTTCCGGTATTTCTGTATTCGCAGTTACACTTGGAGCATTCGTTATGGCTGGTATCCTTTATGGATTCGGTTCCTGGCTTGAATGTGCGAGAATGGTAGGTTCCGGTTCCGCTGCTTATGGACAGGGCTGGGATATGGATGCCATTGCAGCCTGCGTAGTTGGTGGTGTATCCTTTACTGGTGGTATTGGTAAGATTTCCGGTGTAGTTACTGGTGTATGTATCTTTACAGCATTAACATACTCCCTTACAATTCTTGGTATTGATACAAACCTTCAGTTCGTATTCTCAGGTATCATCATTCTTATCGCAGTAACACTTGACTGTCTGAAATACGTACAGAAGAAATAA
- a CDS encoding sugar ABC transporter ATP-binding protein yields the protein MEDKRDDTILSIRGMSKSFGRNRVLDHINLDVKRGTVMGLMGENGAGKSTMMKCLFGTYQKDEGSIYLDGKEVNFSGPKDALENGIAMVHQELNQCLERNVVDNLFLGRYPVNSLGVIDEKRMKNEASKLFRKLGMTVNLDQPMRNMSVSQRQMCEIAKAISYNSKVIVLDEPTSSLTVQEVDKLFEMMRMLRDQGISLIYISHKMDEIFEICDEISVLRDGNLVMTKSAKETDMNELIAAMVGRVLENRFPPVDNQPKDVVLSVQHLSTKFEPYLQDVSFDVREGEIFGLYGLVGAGRTELLETIFGIRTRASGRVYLNNKLMNFSCAKEAMDYGFALITEERKANGLFLKGDLTFNTTIANLHAYKSGAAISDSKMVKATANEIKVMHTKCMGPGDMISSLSGGNQQKVIFGRWLERSPQVFMMDEPTRGIDVGAKYEIYDLIIKMAKEGKTIIVVSSEMPEILGITNRIGVMSNGHLSGIVNTKETNQEELLRLSAKYL from the coding sequence ATGGAGGATAAGAGAGACGATACTATCTTATCGATACGTGGTATGAGTAAATCATTTGGCCGAAACAGAGTACTTGACCACATCAATCTTGATGTGAAGAGAGGAACTGTTATGGGTCTTATGGGAGAAAATGGTGCCGGTAAGTCAACAATGATGAAATGTCTTTTTGGTACATATCAGAAAGATGAAGGAAGTATATATCTGGATGGAAAAGAAGTAAACTTTTCCGGTCCGAAGGATGCACTGGAAAATGGAATCGCGATGGTACATCAGGAATTGAATCAGTGCCTTGAAAGAAACGTAGTGGATAATCTTTTCCTTGGAAGATATCCAGTGAATTCTCTTGGAGTAATTGATGAAAAGAGAATGAAGAATGAGGCATCCAAGTTATTCCGTAAGTTAGGTATGACAGTAAACTTGGATCAGCCTATGAGAAACATGTCTGTATCTCAGAGACAGATGTGTGAAATTGCAAAGGCAATTTCTTATAATTCTAAAGTAATTGTATTAGATGAGCCTACTTCCTCTCTTACAGTACAGGAAGTAGATAAGCTTTTTGAAATGATGAGAATGTTACGTGATCAGGGAATTTCCCTTATCTATATTTCTCATAAGATGGATGAAATCTTTGAAATCTGTGATGAAATCTCAGTACTTCGAGATGGAAATCTTGTTATGACAAAGAGTGCAAAAGAGACAGATATGAATGAGCTGATCGCAGCGATGGTAGGACGAGTTCTTGAGAACCGTTTCCCACCTGTAGATAATCAGCCGAAAGATGTTGTGTTGTCGGTTCAGCATTTGTCAACAAAGTTTGAGCCGTATTTACAGGATGTTTCCTTTGATGTACGAGAAGGAGAAATCTTTGGATTATATGGTCTGGTTGGAGCAGGCCGTACTGAATTGTTAGAGACGATTTTTGGTATACGAACAAGAGCATCAGGACGAGTTTATCTGAACAATAAACTTATGAACTTCAGTTGTGCAAAAGAAGCGATGGATTATGGATTTGCGCTTATTACAGAGGAACGAAAAGCGAATGGTCTCTTCTTAAAAGGAGATTTGACCTTCAATACGACGATCGCAAACTTACATGCATATAAAAGTGGAGCTGCCATTTCCGATTCTAAGATGGTAAAGGCAACTGCAAATGAAATTAAAGTCATGCATACAAAATGTATGGGCCCTGGAGATATGATTTCAAGTCTTTCCGGTGGAAATCAGCAGAAGGTTATTTTCGGAAGATGGCTGGAGCGTAGTCCACAGGTATTTATGATGGATGAACCAACTCGTGGTATCGATGTTGGAGCAAAATATGAAATTTATGATTTGATTATCAAGATGGCAAAAGAAGGAAAGACAATTATTGTTGTTTCTTCTGAGATGCCGGAGATTCTTGGAATTACAAACCGTATCGGTGTTATGTCAAATGGACATCTTTCCGGAATTGTAAATACCAAGGAAACAAATCAGGAAGAACTTTTGAGACTGAGTGCAAAATACCTATAA
- a CDS encoding substrate-binding domain-containing protein, with the protein MRKKIVAMMMAAALVVSTAACGSSGGDTKGEANTGSEAAATSEVANKDKPLVWFNRQPSNSSTGELDKTALNFNKDTYYVGFDANQGAEVQGQMVKEYIEKNIDKVDRNGDGVIGYVLAIGDIGHNDSIARTRGVRKALGTGVEKDGELNSAPTGTNTDGKAAEVKDGEVEVNGKKYVIRELASQEMKNSAGATWDAATAGNAIGTWASSFGDSIDLVVSNNDGMGMSMFNAWSKDNKVPTFGYDANSDAVAAIAEGYGGTVSQHADVQAYLTLRVLRNALDGVDVDTGIGTADEAGNVLSEDVYKYNEEDRSYYALNAAVTADNYKDFTDSTVVWEPVSNQLDSSKHATKKVWLNIYNASDNFLSSTYQPLLQKYDDLLNLDVEYIGGDGQTESNVTNRLGNPSQYDAFAINMVKTDNAASYTAILNQ; encoded by the coding sequence ATGAGAAAGAAAATTGTAGCAATGATGATGGCAGCAGCTTTAGTAGTTTCTACAGCAGCATGCGGCAGCAGTGGGGGAGATACTAAAGGAGAGGCTAACACAGGAAGTGAAGCAGCAGCAACTTCCGAAGTAGCTAACAAGGATAAACCACTCGTATGGTTTAACCGTCAGCCTTCTAACAGTTCTACAGGTGAACTTGACAAGACAGCTCTTAACTTTAACAAAGATACTTACTATGTAGGTTTCGATGCTAACCAGGGTGCTGAAGTTCAGGGTCAGATGGTTAAAGAGTATATCGAGAAAAACATTGATAAAGTTGACCGTAATGGTGACGGAGTTATCGGTTATGTTTTAGCAATCGGTGATATCGGACATAACGATTCTATCGCTCGTACAAGAGGTGTTCGTAAAGCTCTTGGTACAGGTGTTGAAAAAGACGGAGAACTTAACAGTGCTCCTACAGGAACAAACACAGATGGAAAAGCTGCAGAGGTTAAAGACGGAGAAGTTGAAGTTAATGGTAAGAAATATGTAATCAGAGAGCTTGCTTCTCAGGAAATGAAAAACTCCGCAGGTGCTACATGGGATGCAGCAACAGCTGGTAACGCAATCGGAACATGGGCTTCTTCTTTCGGAGATTCTATCGATTTAGTTGTATCTAACAACGATGGAATGGGAATGTCAATGTTTAACGCTTGGTCAAAAGATAACAAAGTTCCTACATTTGGATACGATGCTAACAGTGATGCAGTAGCAGCTATCGCAGAAGGTTACGGCGGAACAGTCAGCCAGCATGCCGATGTTCAGGCTTACCTTACACTCAGAGTACTTCGTAACGCACTTGATGGTGTTGACGTAGATACAGGTATCGGAACAGCTGATGAAGCTGGAAACGTACTTAGTGAAGATGTATATAAATATAACGAAGAAGACAGATCTTACTATGCATTAAACGCAGCAGTTACAGCAGATAACTATAAAGATTTCACAGATTCTACAGTTGTTTGGGAACCAGTATCTAATCAGTTAGATTCTTCCAAACATGCAACAAAGAAAGTATGGCTTAATATCTACAATGCTTCTGATAACTTCTTAAGCTCAACATATCAGCCACTTTTACAGAAATATGATGATCTTTTAAATCTTGATGTAGAGTACATCGGTGGTGACGGACAGACAGAATCTAACGTTACAAACCGTCTTGGAAACCCAAGCCAGTACGATGCATTTGCAATCAACATGGTTAAGACAGATAACGCAGCTTCTTACACAGCTATTTTAAATCAGTAG
- a CDS encoding HAD family hydrolase translates to MIKMVMTDIDGTLIKDGTLRINPEYYEVIEKLVEKGIVFVVASGRHMISIKEVFAPVMDKLWIASQNGNVVSHNGKSKIMKPIPQEWGKELWEQLSKFDQLEGLLNTPTNTYCPFEGTPMHKLLIDGYHYDTIGTGGWSNVPQEDFSMMTMYHPENIDQICEKYIKDKWEGKLEFLNSGKYWIDAVRPGANKGTAMRSICEELGISREETIAFGDNINDIAMLEYAGKGYAVDTARKETKEAADEIIPGYAEDGVLKVLKTFLS, encoded by the coding sequence ATGATAAAAATGGTTATGACAGATATTGATGGAACATTGATTAAAGATGGGACTTTGCGAATCAATCCGGAATATTATGAGGTGATTGAAAAGCTTGTTGAAAAAGGAATCGTATTTGTGGTTGCTTCAGGAAGACATATGATTAGCATAAAAGAGGTGTTTGCACCTGTTATGGATAAATTATGGATTGCATCTCAGAATGGTAATGTAGTATCTCATAATGGGAAGTCGAAAATTATGAAGCCGATTCCGCAGGAATGGGGAAAAGAATTATGGGAACAGTTATCGAAATTTGATCAGCTAGAAGGACTTTTGAATACACCAACGAATACATATTGTCCTTTTGAGGGAACGCCAATGCATAAGTTATTAATAGATGGATATCATTATGATACGATTGGAACGGGAGGATGGAGTAATGTTCCACAAGAAGATTTCAGTATGATGACGATGTATCATCCGGAAAACATAGATCAGATTTGTGAGAAATATATAAAAGATAAATGGGAAGGAAAACTAGAGTTTTTAAATTCGGGTAAGTATTGGATTGATGCTGTCAGGCCGGGAGCAAATAAAGGAACGGCAATGAGGAGTATTTGTGAGGAGCTGGGGATTTCACGTGAAGAAACGATTGCTTTTGGGGATAATATCAATGATATTGCGATGCTTGAATATGCGGGGAAGGGATATGCGGTTGATACTGCAAGAAAAGAAACGAAAGAAGCAGCAGATGAAATTATACCAGGATATGCAGAAGATGGAGTGTTGAAGGTATTAAAAACTTTTTTGTCTTGA
- a CDS encoding Rpn family recombination-promoting nuclease/putative transposase, with protein MTDSIILQPESLEERYERYKEKIKHFTIMNDIFMRNVLKEISCTEYILQVIMNKKELKVIDQTLQKDYKNLQGRSAILDCVAKDVENNFFNVEIQGENDGASPKRARYHCGLLDMNLLNPGDLFDSLPETYVIFITKNDVLGYNRPISHIQRRIKETEDIFQDGQHILYVNSKKQDDTELGRLMHDLHCKEAGKMYNNILATRVHQLKETEEGVKTMCQELEEIYNEGEQSGFLRGEQSGKLKAKKETTLSLLEMGMSVEQIAQAVNLSIETVQDWIYNSDL; from the coding sequence ATGACAGATTCCATAATCTTACAGCCAGAAAGCTTAGAAGAACGCTACGAAAGATATAAAGAAAAGATAAAACACTTTACGATAATGAATGACATCTTTATGCGGAATGTATTAAAGGAAATCTCATGTACCGAATATATTCTTCAGGTTATCATGAACAAAAAGGAACTAAAAGTAATTGACCAGACCTTACAGAAAGATTATAAAAATCTCCAAGGGCGTTCCGCTATTTTAGACTGCGTGGCAAAAGATGTAGAGAATAATTTTTTTAATGTTGAGATTCAGGGTGAAAACGATGGTGCTTCTCCAAAAAGAGCCAGATACCACTGCGGTCTACTGGATATGAATCTCCTAAATCCAGGTGATCTTTTTGACAGCCTGCCGGAAACGTATGTCATTTTTATCACTAAAAACGATGTCCTTGGATACAACCGACCGATCAGCCACATACAAAGAAGAATCAAAGAAACCGAAGATATATTTCAAGATGGTCAACATATTTTATATGTAAACTCGAAAAAACAGGACGATACCGAATTAGGCCGCTTAATGCATGACTTACATTGCAAAGAAGCAGGCAAAATGTATAATAATATTCTTGCAACTAGAGTACATCAACTAAAGGAAACAGAGGAAGGAGTGAAAACAATGTGTCAGGAATTAGAAGAAATCTATAATGAAGGAGAACAGTCTGGATTTTTGCGAGGAGAACAATCCGGGAAACTAAAAGCTAAAAAAGAAACTACCCTTTCTCTTCTTGAAATGGGAATGTCGGTTGAACAGATTGCGCAAGCGGTAAATCTCTCTATAGAAACCGTTCAGGACTGGATATACAATTCTGATTTATAG
- a CDS encoding amino acid ABC transporter ATP-binding protein has protein sequence MSENNKILEISHLVKSFGNHEVLRDIDFSVEKGDVISIIGASGSGKSTMLRCVNLLETPTGGNIYYHGKDITDPKMDVCTYREKVGMVFQSFNLFANLTVLENCMVGPIKVAKKSKEEAKELAMKFLQKVGMDPYINAKPKQLSGGQKQRVAIARALAMEPEVLLFDEPTSALDPQMVGEVLNVMTALAKEGMTMIIVTHEMAFARDISSHVIFMADGVIEEEGTSDDIFKTPQKEKTKEFLSRFRNL, from the coding sequence ATGAGTGAGAATAATAAAATACTTGAAATTTCCCACCTTGTAAAAAGCTTTGGTAACCATGAAGTATTACGAGACATTGACTTTAGTGTAGAAAAGGGAGATGTTATCTCTATTATTGGTGCTTCCGGTTCTGGAAAGTCCACCATGCTTCGCTGTGTCAATCTTTTAGAAACTCCAACGGGAGGCAATATTTACTACCATGGAAAAGATATCACAGATCCTAAAATGGACGTATGTACGTATCGTGAAAAAGTAGGAATGGTATTCCAGAGCTTTAATCTGTTCGCAAACTTAACCGTACTTGAAAACTGTATGGTCGGTCCGATCAAGGTAGCAAAGAAGAGTAAGGAAGAAGCGAAAGAGCTTGCGATGAAGTTCTTACAGAAAGTAGGAATGGACCCTTACATCAATGCAAAGCCAAAACAGTTATCCGGTGGTCAGAAGCAGCGAGTTGCCATTGCAAGAGCTTTAGCAATGGAACCGGAAGTTCTTTTATTTGATGAACCAACATCTGCACTTGACCCACAGATGGTAGGAGAAGTATTAAATGTCATGACTGCACTTGCAAAAGAAGGTATGACAATGATCATCGTTACCCACGAAATGGCATTCGCCAGAGACATCTCCAGTCATGTAATCTTCATGGCAGACGGAGTGATTGAAGAAGAGGGAACAAGCGATGACATCTTCAAAACACCACAAAAAGAAAAAACAAAAGAATTCCTGAGTCGCTTCAGAAATCTTTAA
- a CDS encoding amino acid ABC transporter permease: protein MNLADMNFGQRIAYLLQQYGTSYLKGAGTTLVIAIIATIIGCIIGLAIGIVQTIPEDKKRDSLPKRIILKLVKIILKIYVEVFRGTPMIVQAVFIYYGASQLFNIQMGMWQSAFIIVSINTGAYMAESVRGGIISIDPGQMEGAKAIGMNHFQAMTNVILPQAFRNILPQIGNNLIINIKDTSVLSVIGITELFFVHKSVAGALYTYFESATIVMIIYLIMTLISSRLLNLWERALDGNDSYEVVDNMDIGTQLGSKKATREGR, encoded by the coding sequence ATGAATTTGGCTGATATGAATTTTGGGCAGAGAATTGCTTATCTGCTGCAGCAGTATGGAACATCTTATTTAAAAGGTGCAGGTACTACATTAGTTATAGCAATTATTGCTACAATAATCGGATGTATTATTGGTTTGGCAATTGGTATTGTGCAGACAATACCGGAAGATAAGAAGAGAGACAGTCTGCCAAAAAGAATTATTTTAAAGCTTGTAAAAATTATTTTAAAAATTTATGTAGAAGTATTTCGTGGAACACCTATGATTGTACAGGCCGTATTTATTTATTACGGTGCATCCCAGTTATTTAATATTCAGATGGGAATGTGGCAGTCTGCATTTATCATCGTATCTATTAATACAGGTGCTTATATGGCAGAATCTGTCCGTGGCGGTATCATCTCTATTGATCCGGGACAGATGGAAGGTGCGAAAGCAATCGGTATGAACCATTTTCAGGCAATGACAAATGTTATTCTTCCGCAGGCTTTCCGTAATATTCTTCCGCAGATTGGAAATAACCTTATTATCAATATCAAAGATACCTCTGTATTATCCGTTATTGGTATTACCGAATTATTCTTTGTGCATAAGAGTGTTGCAGGTGCATTATATACTTACTTTGAATCCGCAACGATTGTAATGATCATCTATTTGATCATGACGCTGATTTCTTCAAGATTATTAAATCTGTGGGAGAGAGCGTTAGATGGTAATGACAGCTACGAGGTAGTTGACAACATGGACATTGGAACACAGTTAGGTTCTAAAAAAGCAACAAGGGAGGGAAGATAA
- a CDS encoding transporter substrate-binding domain-containing protein, protein MKKKIISMFLAAAMVLSLAACGSSNTAKSEGSTDAGKKTLKVAMECGYAPYNWTQSDDSNGAVPIKDSSDYAYGYDVMMAKKIADELGYDLQIVKLDWDSLIPAVQSGQVDCVIAGQSITSERLQMADFTEPYYYASIVTLVKKGSKYENAKGVADLAGATCTSQLGTIWYDKCLPQIKDANIQAAQESAPAMLVALNSGRTDVVVTDMPTGKAALVAYPDFKLLDFSGSDDNFKVSDEDINIGISVKKGNTELVDSINSVLSKMTKDDYNKMMDEAISVQPLSK, encoded by the coding sequence ATGAAGAAAAAGATCATTAGTATGTTTTTAGCAGCAGCAATGGTATTAAGTCTTGCTGCTTGCGGAAGTTCAAACACAGCAAAGTCAGAAGGTTCTACTGATGCAGGAAAAAAGACTTTAAAAGTAGCAATGGAGTGTGGATACGCACCATATAACTGGACACAGTCTGATGATTCTAACGGAGCAGTTCCTATTAAAGACAGTTCTGACTATGCGTATGGTTATGATGTTATGATGGCAAAGAAGATTGCCGATGAATTAGGATATGACTTACAGATTGTAAAGCTTGACTGGGATTCCTTAATTCCTGCTGTACAGTCCGGACAGGTTGACTGCGTTATCGCTGGTCAGTCCATCACATCAGAAAGACTGCAGATGGCAGACTTTACAGAACCATATTATTATGCATCCATCGTTACACTTGTAAAGAAGGGAAGCAAGTATGAGAATGCAAAGGGTGTGGCAGACCTTGCAGGTGCTACATGTACTTCTCAGCTTGGAACAATCTGGTATGATAAGTGCCTTCCACAGATTAAAGATGCCAACATTCAGGCAGCACAGGAATCTGCACCAGCTATGTTAGTTGCATTAAACAGTGGAAGAACAGACGTTGTTGTAACAGATATGCCTACAGGAAAGGCAGCATTAGTTGCTTACCCTGACTTTAAATTACTTGACTTCTCAGGAAGTGACGATAATTTTAAAGTATCTGATGAAGACATCAACATTGGTATTTCTGTAAAGAAGGGTAATACAGAATTAGTTGACAGCATCAATAGTGTTCTTTCTAAGATGACAAAAGATGACTACAACAAGATGATGGATGAGGCTATTTCTGTACAGCCTTTATCTAAATAG
- a CDS encoding TetR/AcrR family transcriptional regulator, protein MPPFAKREIKNSFIKLLTERPISQITVKDIVEDCGVNRNSFYYHFQDIPSLLEEIIVEMTAKVIENLPEESTFEEKVTAALKEINLNKRMIYHIYGSSNREFYEKQLMKICEHVTRTYIRSREYSERVDSKDLEFVISYLKCELFGQLIDWLNHDMSYDIVEHSRILCRMFAGSMRMVCQKYKII, encoded by the coding sequence ATGCCCCCTTTTGCCAAAAGAGAAATTAAAAATTCTTTTATAAAGTTACTAACAGAAAGACCGATTTCCCAGATTACAGTGAAAGATATTGTAGAGGACTGTGGTGTGAATCGAAATTCATTTTATTATCATTTTCAGGATATCCCTTCTTTATTAGAAGAGATTATTGTGGAGATGACAGCGAAGGTGATAGAGAATTTGCCGGAGGAATCTACTTTTGAAGAGAAAGTCACTGCAGCCTTGAAAGAAATCAATTTAAATAAGAGAATGATTTATCATATTTATGGTTCATCTAACAGAGAATTTTATGAGAAACAGCTCATGAAGATTTGTGAGCATGTGACACGTACTTATATTCGTTCCAGGGAGTATTCGGAAAGAGTAGATTCAAAGGATTTGGAATTTGTGATAAGTTATTTAAAATGTGAGTTGTTTGGCCAGCTTATTGACTGGCTTAATCACGATATGTCATATGATATTGTGGAACATTCTCGTATACTTTGCCGAATGTTTGCAGGAAGTATGCGTATGGTATGTCAAAAATATAAAATAATATAA
- a CDS encoding sensor domain-containing diguanylate cyclase: MGKKGMEQNEVRKYLLIIGTFLIFMIGCLLFFLSWLQKDVEINSQKNVATNVERQSYHLNSIIDIQFSYLSGMATYVGERENIFSGENKRLIQSIVKEQDLDLLALIDADGNACYSNGAKKLVKTRKYFKEAMEGKRVMSSPVESMVDGKTKVILAVPIYKEGEVIGVLGASYNVGALNQMLFNDIYDGVGFSMIIDSSGRIISCDSGKAYRNINISDNVYDFYVTNKEVSKKDMAETKRNIKNQKAGILVLKEGKKVRYLAYDTLGINDWMLCYVVPQSKAQEDYQFVQDRQVILVFVIGGGMIAFLLIILYRESQKQKYMKELASIDGLTQLYNKVGTENLVTEWLDSKESKSGGVLLMLDVDHFKQINDNFGHAVGDRVLYKVGHLLKSSFRENDIIGRVGGDEFLIFMKGVTSEEFVTHRMESLIQYFHELPVAEIKDHRLTCSIGVAFMPKDGITFNSLYRNADEALYRTKRNNRDGFSIYHKV; encoded by the coding sequence ATGGGGAAAAAAGGAATGGAGCAGAATGAAGTAAGAAAATATTTGCTGATTATAGGTACCTTTCTTATTTTTATGATAGGTTGTCTTTTGTTTTTTTTATCCTGGCTTCAGAAGGATGTGGAAATAAATAGTCAGAAGAATGTTGCTACGAATGTGGAAAGGCAAAGTTATCATTTAAACTCGATTATAGATATTCAATTTAGTTATCTATCCGGTATGGCTACTTATGTAGGGGAAAGAGAGAATATATTTTCAGGAGAAAATAAGAGACTGATTCAGAGTATTGTAAAAGAACAGGATTTAGATCTCCTTGCACTTATTGATGCAGATGGGAATGCCTGTTACAGTAATGGAGCAAAAAAGTTGGTGAAAACCAGAAAGTACTTTAAAGAAGCGATGGAAGGAAAGCGAGTAATGAGTTCTCCTGTGGAAAGTATGGTCGATGGAAAAACGAAGGTAATACTTGCAGTACCTATTTACAAAGAGGGAGAAGTCATAGGGGTTCTGGGGGCTTCTTATAACGTTGGCGCATTAAATCAGATGCTATTTAACGATATTTATGATGGAGTAGGTTTTTCTATGATCATAGACTCTTCCGGAAGAATTATTTCCTGTGATAGTGGAAAGGCGTATCGAAATATCAATATTAGCGATAATGTATATGATTTTTATGTAACAAATAAAGAAGTTTCTAAAAAGGATATGGCAGAGACAAAAAGAAATATAAAGAACCAGAAAGCTGGAATTCTTGTACTTAAGGAGGGGAAAAAAGTAAGGTATCTTGCCTATGATACACTTGGAATTAATGACTGGATGCTTTGTTATGTGGTTCCTCAGAGTAAAGCACAGGAAGATTATCAGTTTGTTCAAGACAGACAAGTTATTTTGGTTTTTGTTATAGGTGGAGGAATGATTGCATTTCTGCTCATTATCTTATACAGAGAGTCTCAGAAGCAAAAATATATGAAGGAACTTGCAAGTATTGATGGTCTGACGCAGCTTTATAATAAGGTTGGGACGGAGAATTTAGTTACAGAATGGCTTGATAGTAAAGAGAGTAAATCCGGAGGGGTTCTGCTTATGCTGGATGTTGATCATTTTAAGCAGATTAATGATAATTTTGGACATGCGGTAGGCGACAGAGTTTTATATAAAGTGGGGCATCTTTTAAAAAGTTCTTTTAGAGAGAATGATATCATAGGAAGAGTAGGCGGCGATGAATTCCTCATATTTATGAAAGGTGTAACTTCCGAAGAGTTTGTGACTCATCGAATGGAAAGTCTCATACAGTATTTTCATGAACTTCCAGTAGCGGAAATAAAAGATCATAGGTTAACCTGCAGTATCGGAGTAGCTTTTATGCCAAAAGATGGTATAACATTTAACAGCTTGTATCGAAATGCAGACGAGGCACTGTACAGGACAAAAAGAAACAATCGTGATGGATTTAGTATCTATCATAAAGTATAA